From a single Streptomyces sp. NBC_00377 genomic region:
- a CDS encoding amino acid permease, with translation MTTTVPRTPPTEPGRSGGSGEPGGSGGLQAGLKNRHLSMIAIGGVIGAGLFVGSGSGIAAAGPGILVSYALVGVLVVLVMRMLGEMAAANPTSGSFSAYADRALGRWAGFTIGWLYWFFWVVVLAVEATAGAKILAGWIPAVPQWGWALIVMIVLTATNLASVSSYGEFEFWFAGIKVVAIAAFIVLGGLALFGLLPGSDHPASGFSNLTAHGGFLPNGPGAILTGVLMVVFSFMGSEIVTLAAGETADPRAAVTKATNSVIWRIAVFYLGSILVVVSLLRWDDPAILKDGSYVAALSSIGIPHAAQIMNTIVLTSVLSCLNSGLYTASRMAFSLGRRGDAPAAFGRTTGRGVPRAAILASVVFGFVAVAFNYLWPDTVFQFLLNASGAIALFVWLVICFSQLRMRKIIQRESPEKLVVRMWLYPYLTWATIALITFVLGYMLTDTADGGGRDQVVLSTAVALAVVAFAVVRGRVSGRNRAQDTVPLP, from the coding sequence ATGACCACAACCGTCCCCAGAACCCCTCCCACCGAGCCGGGCAGGTCCGGCGGATCCGGCGAGCCCGGCGGGTCCGGCGGCCTTCAGGCCGGACTCAAGAACCGCCACCTGTCGATGATCGCGATCGGCGGCGTCATCGGCGCCGGCCTGTTCGTCGGCTCCGGCTCCGGCATCGCCGCCGCCGGCCCCGGCATCCTCGTCTCGTACGCGCTCGTCGGCGTCCTCGTCGTCCTCGTGATGCGCATGCTCGGCGAGATGGCCGCGGCCAACCCCACCTCCGGCTCGTTCTCCGCCTACGCGGACCGCGCGCTCGGCCGCTGGGCCGGCTTCACCATCGGCTGGCTGTACTGGTTCTTCTGGGTCGTGGTGCTCGCCGTCGAGGCGACCGCCGGCGCCAAGATCCTGGCCGGCTGGATCCCGGCCGTGCCCCAGTGGGGCTGGGCCCTGATCGTCATGATCGTCCTCACCGCGACCAACCTGGCCTCGGTCAGCTCCTACGGCGAGTTCGAGTTCTGGTTCGCCGGCATCAAGGTCGTCGCCATCGCCGCGTTCATCGTGCTGGGCGGCCTCGCCCTCTTCGGGCTGCTGCCCGGCTCCGACCACCCGGCGAGCGGCTTCTCCAACCTCACCGCGCACGGCGGCTTCCTGCCCAACGGACCCGGCGCGATCCTCACCGGCGTCCTGATGGTCGTCTTCTCCTTCATGGGCAGCGAGATCGTCACCCTGGCTGCGGGCGAGACCGCCGACCCGCGGGCCGCCGTCACCAAGGCCACCAACAGCGTGATCTGGCGGATCGCGGTGTTCTACCTGGGCTCGATCCTGGTCGTGGTGTCGCTGCTGCGCTGGGACGACCCGGCGATCCTCAAGGACGGTTCGTACGTCGCCGCCCTGAGCTCCATCGGCATCCCGCACGCGGCCCAGATCATGAACACCATCGTGCTGACCTCGGTGCTGTCCTGCCTCAACTCCGGCCTGTACACCGCCTCGCGCATGGCCTTCTCGCTCGGCCGCCGAGGCGACGCCCCGGCCGCCTTCGGCCGGACCACCGGGCGCGGCGTCCCCCGCGCCGCCATCCTCGCCTCGGTCGTCTTCGGCTTCGTCGCCGTCGCCTTCAACTACCTCTGGCCCGACACGGTCTTCCAGTTCCTCCTCAACGCCTCCGGCGCGATCGCCCTCTTCGTCTGGCTGGTGATCTGCTTCTCCCAGCTGCGGATGCGCAAGATCATCCAACGGGAGTCGCCGGAGAAACTGGTCGTCCGGATGTGGCTCTACCCCTACCTGACCTGGGCGACCATCGCCCTCATCACCTTCGTCCTCGGCTACATGCTCACCGACACGGCAGACGGCGGCGGCCGCGACCAGGTGGTGCTGTCGACGGCGGTGGCCCTCGCCGTGGTGGCCTTCGCGGTGGTACGGGGGCGGGTGTCGGGGAGGAACAGGGCGCAGGACACGGTTCCCCTGCCCTGA
- a CDS encoding FadR/GntR family transcriptional regulator — translation MVNAPGKFGPYSGWDTRVLAGRGPTGAELVRSRIALRVRLRSVSPGDRLPDAGVLAEELGISEITVRRALEVMCQDGLLDRRRGRAGGTFVAADWDEVVAAMYDADEAAALDSFHLLLECGLVAHTAGELPDGGLDGLRAMVEEMDLADDPARLLELETRFHLDLAETLGGAGIREFAADLLGKQCLLGPAPDPAVVRARNRCHADLLDELGRGAMDPAVRAVKAHRHAEPN, via the coding sequence GTGGTGAATGCACCGGGCAAGTTCGGCCCCTACAGCGGCTGGGACACGCGTGTCCTGGCCGGCCGGGGCCCCACGGGAGCGGAACTCGTCCGGTCCCGGATCGCCCTGCGGGTGCGGCTGCGGTCCGTGTCGCCGGGAGACCGGCTGCCGGACGCGGGGGTCCTCGCCGAAGAACTCGGGATCAGTGAGATCACCGTGCGCCGCGCGCTGGAGGTCATGTGCCAGGACGGCCTGCTCGACCGCCGTCGGGGCCGGGCGGGCGGGACCTTCGTCGCGGCGGACTGGGACGAGGTCGTCGCCGCGATGTACGACGCCGACGAGGCGGCCGCACTGGACTCCTTCCACCTGCTGCTCGAGTGCGGGCTCGTCGCCCACACCGCGGGCGAACTGCCGGACGGCGGGCTCGACGGGCTGCGGGCCATGGTCGAGGAGATGGACCTGGCCGACGACCCGGCCCGGCTGCTCGAACTGGAGACCCGCTTCCACCTCGACCTCGCGGAGACGCTCGGCGGCGCCGGCATCAGGGAGTTCGCCGCCGACCTCCTCGGCAAGCAGTGCCTGCTGGGGCCCGCGCCGGACCCCGCCGTCGTCCGGGCCCGCAACCGCTGCCACGCCGACCTGCTCGACGAACTCGGCCGCGGCGCGATGGACCCGGCGGTACGAGCGGTGAAGGCACACCGGCACGCCGAACCGAACTGA
- a CDS encoding APC family permease translates to MSDPGPAGPSPTPGPAGGTPQRLRGGVLGMADIAAATMANVGPAMSFFFGFAFLATTAGVASPLTIVAAGVAVALFGNTLAEFSRAHPSAGSFTTFVGKTFGPVSAVTTALLAGLGYIIAMASVIAISGGFMQITLHHYTGVDLPWILWTLLLTGLAVVLMLRGIVVSTKWAGYFFGVEMLVLVVVSVAAIVEHRGDLSLAPFLPSHLTHGVKGLAAGFPLAVYLFIGWENSAALAEETENPRRNVGRAVFSSVAIMTVSYILFSYATVTGFGYDVQRLGDSRIPFIDVAQHTLGALALLAYLGGLTSTLGVLIAGINSQARLVFNAGREGLLPSFFGYVHPTRRTPNNAIVTFTATALLIIAGWGLGHLFGDGGQMNPVVFFAESSSLGAILILLVYLASNIALPLYYRRYRPQEFRILRHLVLPAVGALAVLVPLYYLAKPGQPAPYSWFPYAAAATLLAAVCYATLLVRRDPGLADRVGSVVADAE, encoded by the coding sequence ATGTCTGACCCCGGACCCGCCGGACCGTCGCCGACGCCGGGCCCCGCCGGCGGCACCCCGCAGCGGCTGCGCGGCGGCGTCCTCGGCATGGCGGACATCGCCGCCGCCACGATGGCCAACGTCGGCCCGGCCATGAGCTTCTTCTTCGGCTTCGCCTTCCTGGCCACCACCGCGGGCGTCGCCTCCCCGCTGACCATCGTGGCGGCGGGGGTGGCGGTCGCGCTGTTCGGCAACACGCTGGCCGAGTTCTCCCGGGCGCACCCCTCGGCGGGCAGCTTCACCACCTTCGTGGGCAAGACCTTCGGGCCGGTCAGCGCGGTGACCACGGCCCTGCTCGCCGGACTCGGCTACATCATCGCCATGGCCTCCGTGATCGCGATCTCGGGCGGGTTCATGCAGATCACCCTGCACCACTACACCGGCGTCGACCTGCCGTGGATCCTCTGGACGCTGCTGCTGACCGGGCTGGCGGTGGTGCTGATGCTGCGCGGGATCGTGGTGTCCACCAAGTGGGCCGGCTACTTCTTCGGCGTGGAGATGCTCGTGCTGGTCGTGGTCTCGGTCGCGGCGATCGTCGAGCACCGGGGCGACCTCTCCCTCGCTCCGTTCCTGCCCTCCCACCTCACCCACGGCGTCAAGGGCCTCGCGGCGGGCTTCCCGCTGGCGGTGTACCTGTTCATCGGCTGGGAGAACTCGGCCGCACTGGCCGAGGAGACGGAGAACCCGCGGCGCAACGTCGGCCGCGCCGTCTTCTCCTCCGTCGCGATCATGACGGTGAGCTACATCCTCTTCTCCTACGCCACCGTGACAGGCTTCGGCTACGACGTGCAGCGACTCGGCGACTCCCGGATCCCCTTCATCGACGTCGCCCAGCACACGCTGGGGGCGCTGGCGCTCCTCGCCTACCTCGGCGGCCTGACCTCCACCCTCGGCGTGCTGATCGCGGGCATCAACTCCCAGGCGAGGCTGGTGTTCAACGCCGGACGCGAAGGGCTGCTCCCGTCCTTCTTCGGGTACGTCCATCCCACCCGCCGTACGCCGAACAACGCGATCGTCACCTTCACCGCCACCGCGCTGCTGATCATCGCGGGATGGGGCCTGGGGCATCTGTTCGGGGACGGAGGTCAGATGAACCCGGTGGTCTTCTTCGCCGAGTCCTCCAGTCTGGGCGCGATCCTGATCCTGCTGGTCTATCTCGCGTCCAACATCGCGCTGCCGCTGTACTACCGCAGATACCGCCCGCAGGAGTTCCGGATCCTGCGGCACCTGGTGCTGCCGGCGGTCGGGGCCCTCGCCGTCCTGGTCCCGCTGTACTACCTCGCCAAGCCCGGACAGCCCGCCCCGTACAGCTGGTTCCCGTACGCGGCCGCGGCCACCCTCCTCGCGGCCGTCTGCTACGCGACGCTCCTGGTCCGACGCGACCCGGGCCTGGCCGACCGGGTGGGATCGGTCGTCGCCGACGCGGAGTGA
- a CDS encoding bifunctional serine/threonine-protein kinase/ABC transporter substrate-binding protein: MEPLRAGDPSRLGRYRLLRRLGAGGMGVVFLARAPGGAIAAVKTVRASYADEPGFRARFRREVEVARRVDSPWVVPLLDADADADTPWLATSFVPGPSLSETVDTFGPLAPASVRVLGVRLAEALDAVHAAGLVHRDVKPGNVLLAPDGPRLIDFGIARAPEATALTSSGMIVGSPGFLSPEQARARGGEIGPPSDVFSLGCVLAFAATGVRPFGGGGAAGMLLRTVYEDPDPAALPDDLAPLLRACLDKDPPRRPTLARLREALGETEAGGKGSEGPDARPAGPPGWLPEPVMRLINDRSAAVLTLGAIEPTQVSAPANPVSPVAPVSPEAATLTAVAAAPPAVPGIRRRSFLRLGSTAGVLAAGGGGAWWWSTRSGTPTAPPSGASPRPELVVAFQGDLTGAHKESGNAQLNGARLAVEQVNAKSGRPFRLKLIPYDDGGDPTRAGSLAGRLTKDAAVLAVLGPTTDACFLSTEASYTKATMPVVSVSVDVNLEGRSFGYNQFRSHAALHVERSLLAAPCIGYLGNHVDARNVFLVDDRAQGDTAWTLCDLAQQGLRKSGRDTTLKSVPAGKIDYASLAAAVMSAGADSVICTGDAARTAGLASALKAAGFTGTGMATEQAFGPAFLTAAGAAATGWVFATSFVDPAARPSTRAFTAAYRARFGAAPGWYAAEAYDAVMFLADACNKNGSAVRERGAIARRLREVAHTGITRTVKYRQGHGFNDDAMFDYQVTGGRFRYLGQYLEAAVS, encoded by the coding sequence ATGGAGCCGCTGCGCGCCGGCGACCCCTCCCGGCTCGGACGCTACCGTCTGCTGCGGCGCCTTGGCGCGGGCGGGATGGGCGTCGTCTTCCTGGCGCGGGCGCCGGGCGGAGCGATCGCCGCGGTCAAGACGGTCCGTGCCTCGTACGCCGACGAGCCGGGCTTCCGGGCCCGGTTCCGCCGCGAGGTGGAGGTCGCCCGGCGGGTGGACAGCCCCTGGGTGGTCCCGCTGCTGGACGCCGACGCCGATGCCGACACTCCATGGCTGGCGACCTCGTTCGTGCCGGGACCGTCGCTCTCCGAAACGGTGGACACGTTCGGACCGCTCGCCCCGGCCTCGGTGCGGGTGCTCGGCGTCCGGCTCGCCGAGGCGCTCGACGCGGTGCACGCGGCCGGTCTCGTGCACCGCGACGTGAAGCCCGGCAACGTCCTGCTGGCCCCGGACGGGCCACGGCTCATCGACTTCGGCATCGCCCGCGCCCCGGAGGCGACGGCGCTCACCTCCAGCGGCATGATCGTCGGCTCGCCCGGCTTCCTCTCGCCCGAGCAGGCGCGGGCGCGCGGCGGGGAGATCGGCCCGCCCAGCGACGTGTTCTCGCTGGGGTGCGTGCTGGCGTTCGCCGCGACGGGGGTACGGCCGTTCGGTGGCGGCGGGGCGGCCGGCATGCTGCTGCGCACGGTCTACGAGGATCCCGACCCCGCCGCGCTGCCGGACGACCTGGCTCCGCTGCTGAGGGCCTGTCTGGACAAGGATCCGCCGCGCCGTCCCACCCTCGCCCGTCTCCGCGAGGCCCTCGGGGAGACGGAGGCCGGTGGAAAAGGCTCGGAAGGGCCGGACGCCCGCCCCGCCGGGCCGCCCGGCTGGCTGCCCGAGCCGGTCATGCGGCTGATCAACGACCGGTCCGCCGCCGTGCTCACCCTCGGCGCCATCGAGCCGACGCAGGTGTCCGCGCCCGCGAACCCCGTGTCACCGGTAGCACCCGTGTCACCGGAAGCCGCGACGCTGACGGCCGTCGCGGCCGCCCCGCCCGCCGTGCCGGGCATCCGCCGCCGCAGCTTCCTGCGCCTCGGCTCCACCGCCGGGGTGCTTGCGGCCGGCGGCGGCGGTGCCTGGTGGTGGAGCACCCGCTCCGGGACGCCGACGGCGCCTCCGTCGGGCGCGAGCCCACGCCCGGAACTGGTCGTGGCGTTCCAGGGTGATCTGACCGGGGCCCACAAGGAGAGCGGGAACGCCCAGCTCAACGGTGCCCGGCTGGCCGTCGAGCAGGTCAACGCCAAGAGCGGCCGTCCCTTCCGCCTGAAGCTGATCCCCTACGACGACGGCGGCGACCCGACCCGGGCCGGGAGCCTGGCCGGACGGCTGACGAAGGACGCCGCCGTCCTCGCGGTGCTGGGGCCCACCACCGACGCCTGCTTCCTCAGCACGGAGGCCTCGTACACGAAGGCGACGATGCCGGTGGTGTCCGTCTCGGTGGACGTCAATCTCGAGGGCAGGTCGTTCGGCTACAACCAGTTCCGCTCCCATGCGGCGCTGCATGTCGAGAGGAGTCTGCTCGCCGCCCCCTGCATCGGCTACCTCGGCAACCACGTCGACGCGCGGAACGTGTTCCTGGTGGACGACCGGGCGCAGGGCGACACCGCCTGGACCCTGTGCGACCTGGCCCAGCAGGGGCTGCGGAAGTCCGGCCGGGACACCACCCTGAAAAGCGTCCCCGCCGGGAAGATCGACTACGCCTCGCTGGCCGCGGCGGTGATGTCCGCGGGAGCGGACTCGGTCATCTGCACGGGGGACGCGGCGCGGACCGCCGGTCTCGCATCCGCCCTCAAGGCCGCCGGATTCACCGGAACCGGCATGGCGACGGAGCAGGCCTTCGGTCCGGCTTTCCTCACCGCCGCAGGCGCCGCCGCGACCGGCTGGGTCTTCGCCACCTCGTTCGTGGACCCCGCGGCCCGCCCTTCCACCCGGGCTTTCACCGCTGCCTACCGCGCCCGCTTCGGCGCGGCCCCCGGCTGGTACGCAGCGGAGGCCTACGACGCCGTGATGTTCCTGGCCGATGCCTGCAACAAGAACGGCTCGGCGGTGCGAGAGCGCGGCGCGATCGCCCGCAGGCTCCGCGAGGTCGCGCACACCGGGATCACCCGCACCGTCAAGTACCGGCAGGGACACGGCTTCAACGACGACGCGATGTTCGACTACCAGGTGACCGGCGGCAGGTTCCGCTACCTCGGCCAGTACCTGGAGGCGGCGGTCTCCTGA
- a CDS encoding bifunctional serine/threonine-protein kinase/ABC transporter substrate-binding protein — protein sequence MEPLRSSDPARIADHRLLGRLGAGGMGVVYLARTPNGALVALKVLLAEYAEEPGFKERFRREVEVARQVHSPWAVPLVDADADAEAPWLATAYVPGPSLGEAVAAYGPLMEPGVRLLGTRLAQALGEVHRAGLVHRDLKPGNVLIAHDGPRLIDFGIARAPEDTALTATGMVVGTPGYLSPEQATGPGGDDIGPASDVFSLGCVLAFAATGRAPFGGGAVDALLYRAVHDPADLDGVPAELREVVEACLEKDPARRPDAAELVRRLTTEGSLPNQQAAGGSSQDRQAADGGPQDPRAADGGPQDPRAADGGPQDPRAADGGPQDQQAVGWLPEAVTRLIAERSAAALALPDIEHTQVPATASAGPGTAAGGLPETASDVQDTPPDPASASASADQASPSGPQDARPTGRRRFLLLAGGAVAVAAGAGTAWWAATRDDDAKDDKPAAARRPVHTLALHGDLSGPQRESGRAQERGLRLAVAEFNARGDAPFTVKVRAVDDKGDPAASTRLAAELADDPAVLAVVGPTTDATAQAALAKYDAGLVPVVAVSPGSVSLVIQGFRSFLLGRLPDSVLALYMSNYLRGTARSRKVGLVVDRPAGNYGTDLGTSLSTQLSNAQQPAVPEVVSAMRHDFGTAVDAVLSAGADSVFFAGLPDRGALIAATLRQRAFRGARVSGPALLDGRFLTGAQEAAEGWVMVAPVVDPTRKPEAAKFAASYRARFREAPPRYAAEAYDVTGMLLKALSGLPAKKRTRENLLKTVQTGKYEGITKAFAFEQTGEMAGTGLMVIDGTGGFLWQVEQGDFVYGGPAPLTV from the coding sequence ATGGAGCCGCTGCGTTCTTCCGACCCCGCGCGTATCGCGGACCACCGCCTGCTCGGCCGGCTCGGCGCCGGCGGCATGGGCGTCGTGTACCTGGCGCGCACCCCGAACGGCGCCCTGGTGGCGCTGAAGGTGCTGCTGGCCGAGTACGCCGAGGAGCCGGGCTTCAAGGAGCGGTTCCGCCGCGAGGTCGAGGTGGCCCGGCAGGTCCACAGCCCGTGGGCGGTGCCGCTGGTGGACGCCGACGCAGACGCCGAGGCGCCCTGGCTGGCGACGGCGTACGTACCCGGCCCGTCGCTGGGCGAGGCCGTGGCCGCGTACGGACCTCTGATGGAGCCCGGGGTGCGGCTGCTCGGGACCCGGCTGGCCCAGGCCCTGGGCGAGGTGCACCGGGCCGGGCTGGTCCACCGGGACCTGAAGCCGGGCAATGTACTGATCGCCCATGACGGTCCGCGGCTCATCGACTTCGGCATCGCCCGGGCGCCGGAGGACACGGCGCTCACCGCGACCGGAATGGTGGTCGGCACCCCCGGCTATCTCTCGCCCGAGCAGGCCACGGGACCCGGTGGCGACGACATCGGGCCGGCGAGCGACGTGTTCTCCCTCGGCTGTGTGCTGGCGTTCGCGGCGACCGGCCGGGCGCCGTTCGGCGGCGGAGCGGTCGACGCCCTGCTCTACCGGGCCGTGCACGATCCGGCGGACCTCGACGGGGTGCCGGCGGAGCTGCGCGAGGTGGTGGAGGCCTGCCTGGAGAAGGATCCGGCCCGGCGTCCGGACGCGGCGGAGCTGGTGCGGCGTTTGACGACCGAGGGCAGCCTGCCGAACCAGCAGGCAGCCGGGGGCAGTTCACAGGACCGGCAGGCGGCCGACGGCGGTCCACAGGACCCGCGGGCGGCCGACGGCGGTCCACAGGACCCGCGGGCGGCCGACGGCGGTCCACAGGACCCGCGGGCGGCCGACGGCGGTCCACAGGACCAACAGGCGGTGGGGTGGCTGCCCGAGGCGGTGACCCGTCTGATCGCCGAGCGGTCGGCGGCCGCGCTCGCGCTGCCGGACATCGAGCACACCCAGGTCCCGGCCACCGCCTCGGCGGGACCGGGCACGGCAGCGGGGGGCCTCCCGGAAACCGCCTCCGACGTGCAGGACACGCCCCCTGACCCGGCCTCGGCCTCGGCCTCGGCCGACCAGGCTTCGCCGTCCGGGCCGCAGGACGCGCGACCGACCGGCAGACGCCGTTTCCTGCTGCTCGCAGGCGGGGCGGTGGCGGTCGCGGCGGGTGCGGGAACGGCCTGGTGGGCGGCGACCCGCGACGACGACGCGAAGGACGACAAGCCCGCGGCCGCGCGACGGCCCGTGCACACCCTCGCGCTGCACGGCGACCTCAGTGGCCCGCAGCGCGAGTCGGGAAGGGCTCAGGAACGCGGACTGCGGCTCGCCGTCGCCGAGTTCAACGCGCGTGGTGACGCCCCGTTCACCGTGAAGGTCAGGGCCGTCGACGACAAGGGCGATCCGGCGGCCTCGACCCGGCTCGCCGCGGAGCTCGCGGACGACCCGGCGGTCCTCGCCGTGGTCGGCCCGACCACCGACGCGACCGCCCAGGCGGCGCTCGCCAAGTACGACGCCGGACTCGTGCCGGTCGTCGCGGTGTCCCCCGGCAGTGTCAGCCTCGTCATCCAGGGCTTCCGCTCGTTCCTGCTCGGACGGCTGCCCGACTCAGTGCTCGCCCTGTACATGAGCAACTACCTGCGTGGCACGGCCCGTTCGCGCAAGGTCGGGCTTGTCGTCGACCGTCCGGCAGGCAATTACGGGACGGATCTCGGCACTTCCCTCAGTACTCAGTTGAGCAACGCACAGCAGCCGGCGGTGCCGGAGGTGGTCAGCGCGATGCGTCACGACTTCGGCACCGCGGTGGACGCGGTGCTCTCCGCGGGCGCCGACTCCGTGTTCTTCGCCGGGCTGCCCGACCGGGGCGCGCTGATCGCCGCGACGCTGAGGCAACGCGCCTTCCGGGGCGCGCGCGTGTCCGGGCCGGCCCTGCTCGACGGACGATTCCTGACGGGTGCTCAGGAGGCAGCCGAGGGCTGGGTGATGGTGGCTCCGGTCGTCGACCCGACCCGCAAGCCCGAGGCCGCGAAGTTCGCCGCCTCCTACCGTGCGCGCTTCAGGGAGGCTCCACCCCGGTACGCGGCGGAGGCGTACGACGTGACCGGGATGCTGCTGAAGGCCCTGTCCGGGCTGCCGGCGAAGAAGCGCACCCGGGAGAACCTGCTCAAGACCGTGCAGACGGGGAAGTACGAAGGCATCACGAAGGCGTTCGCCTTCGAGCAGACCGGCGAGATGGCCGGGACCGGCCTGATGGTCATCGACGGCACCGGGGGTTTCCTCTGGCAGGTCGAACAGGGTGACTTCGTGTACGGCGGCCCCGCGCCGCTCACCGTCTGA
- a CDS encoding MazG-like family protein has product MSTEPQPPQSVPTGPHAPVGPAGLWATVDALSSWLDADRAHGGREGLLLRLLKLSEEVGEVAQAVIGATGQNPRKGVTHSWEDVQGELCDVVITALVALRTLTPEAEAVFARHLARVARRSLASADDRPTQEPAP; this is encoded by the coding sequence ATGAGCACCGAGCCGCAGCCCCCGCAGTCCGTGCCCACCGGACCCCACGCCCCTGTGGGCCCCGCCGGTCTCTGGGCCACCGTCGACGCGCTGTCGAGCTGGCTGGACGCCGACCGGGCGCACGGCGGCCGGGAGGGCCTGCTGCTGCGGCTGCTGAAACTGTCGGAGGAGGTCGGTGAGGTCGCGCAGGCCGTGATCGGGGCGACCGGCCAGAACCCCCGCAAGGGCGTCACCCACTCGTGGGAGGACGTCCAGGGCGAACTGTGCGACGTGGTCATCACGGCACTGGTGGCGCTGCGGACCCTGACGCCGGAGGCGGAGGCGGTCTTCGCGCGGCATCTGGCACGGGTGGCGCGGCGATCCCTGGCGAGCGCGGACGATCGGCCGACGCAAGAACCAGCGCCCTGA
- a CDS encoding DoxX family membrane protein, whose translation MTCYDRRDLGLLLLRLGTGGVLAAHGAQKLFGWFGGHGLEGTGQFMESVGYAPGKASATAAGLAEAGGGTLLALGLATPAAGAAAAGAMAGASAVHLPNGFFAQNGGYEHAASLGLAAAGLAITGPGRLSLDHALGHLVDRGWMVPAALGATAAATAAVIGMRAKRLRRREQGEQEALFEE comes from the coding sequence GTGACCTGCTACGACCGACGTGATCTGGGATTGCTGCTGCTCCGACTGGGCACCGGCGGAGTGCTGGCGGCGCACGGCGCGCAAAAACTGTTCGGCTGGTTCGGCGGGCACGGTCTGGAAGGGACCGGCCAGTTCATGGAGTCCGTCGGCTACGCACCAGGCAAGGCCAGCGCGACGGCGGCCGGCCTGGCGGAGGCCGGCGGCGGCACACTGCTGGCGCTGGGCCTGGCCACCCCGGCGGCGGGCGCGGCCGCGGCCGGCGCGATGGCGGGCGCCTCCGCGGTACACCTCCCCAACGGCTTCTTCGCGCAGAACGGCGGCTACGAGCACGCGGCCTCCCTGGGCCTGGCCGCCGCGGGCCTCGCCATCACGGGCCCGGGCCGCCTCTCCCTCGACCACGCCCTCGGCCACCTGGTCGACCGCGGCTGGATGGTCCCGGCGGCGCTGGGCGCGACGGCGGCGGCGACGGCCGCGGTCATCGGCATGCGCGCCAAACGGCTGCGCCGACGGGAACAGGGGGAACAGGAAGCGCTGTTCGAGGAGTAA
- a CDS encoding nuclear transport factor 2 family protein: MAIQTDRLSDPAVRAFVAAVNAHDEEAFRSLLTPDATMADDGSDRDLAQWADREIFSSRGHMDVTKESDGGRALLADYRNDTWGEMRTRWSFVVEDDGRISRFETGQA, from the coding sequence ATGGCGATCCAGACCGACAGACTCAGCGACCCGGCCGTCCGTGCCTTCGTCGCCGCCGTCAACGCCCATGACGAGGAGGCCTTCCGCAGCCTGCTCACCCCCGACGCGACCATGGCGGACGACGGCTCCGATCGTGACCTCGCCCAGTGGGCCGACCGGGAGATCTTCTCCTCGCGCGGCCACATGGACGTCACGAAGGAGTCGGACGGCGGCCGTGCCCTCCTCGCCGACTACCGCAACGACACCTGGGGCGAGATGCGCACGAGATGGAGCTTCGTCGTCGAGGACGACGGCCGGATCTCCCGTTTCGAGACCGGTCAGGCGTAG
- a CDS encoding ABC transporter ATP-binding protein, with the protein MYNLTGVTKRYTRGKETIEALRGIDLTIADGDQLVIQGPTGGGKSTLLQMIGGLDRPSAGSVELDGVDLARVSEAKLTRLRAEKIGIIFQSFNLIPTLTAQENVETALVPLGVKGAERRERAAEALRSVGLGERRTHAPAELSGGQQQRVAIARALVKKPKVLLADEPTGNLDEGMRDEIMEVLEGLWHEYGLTFIMVTHDSSIARRAPRLATIKAGQLTLTEQAATARSW; encoded by the coding sequence ATGTACAACCTCACCGGCGTCACCAAGCGCTACACGCGCGGCAAGGAGACGATCGAGGCGCTGCGCGGCATCGACCTCACGATCGCGGACGGCGACCAGCTCGTCATCCAGGGCCCCACGGGCGGCGGCAAGTCCACGCTGCTCCAGATGATCGGCGGCCTCGACCGCCCGTCCGCGGGCAGCGTCGAGCTGGACGGCGTCGACCTCGCGCGCGTCAGCGAGGCGAAGCTGACCCGGCTGCGCGCCGAGAAGATCGGCATCATCTTCCAGTCGTTCAACCTCATCCCGACCCTGACCGCGCAGGAGAACGTCGAGACGGCGCTCGTCCCGCTCGGGGTGAAGGGCGCGGAACGGCGCGAGCGCGCCGCGGAGGCACTGCGCTCCGTCGGCCTGGGCGAGCGCCGCACCCACGCCCCGGCGGAACTCTCCGGCGGTCAGCAGCAGCGCGTCGCGATCGCCCGCGCGCTCGTCAAGAAGCCCAAGGTGCTGCTCGCCGACGAGCCCACCGGCAACCTCGACGAGGGCATGCGCGACGAGATCATGGAGGTGCTCGAAGGGCTGTGGCACGAGTACGGGCTGACGTTCATCATGGTCACCCACGACTCGTCGATCGCCCGCCGGGCCCCGCGCCTGGCCACCATCAAGGCGGGGCAGCTCACCCTGACGGAACAGGCGGCCACCGCCCGCTCCTGGTGA